One region of Manis pentadactyla isolate mManPen7 chromosome 9, mManPen7.hap1, whole genome shotgun sequence genomic DNA includes:
- the APOBEC4 gene encoding putative C->U-editing enzyme APOBEC-4, with protein MEPLYEEYLANHGTIVKPYYWLSFSLDCSYCPYHIRTGEEARVSYTEFYPIFGFPYGPMYPQTKHLTFYELKTSSGSLVQKGHATSCMGNNAHPESMLFEMNGYLDSAVHNNDRIRHIILYSSNSPCNEANHGCISKMYNFLTMYPDVTLSIYFSQLYHTETEFPASAWNREALRSLASLWPQVTLSPISGEIWHSLLHNFVNDVLGSTGFHPILTGRALADRHNAYEISAITGVKPYFTDVLPQTKENHSMKVKVVLQSYPLNNAFPRQSFQVTNGQPQLNLTPDLRVPVVSVLVPFTDLPPIYVDQTPHKPRNIVRHLNMPQVSFQETKDLGRPPIQMPVERQEITKQFANSKEVGEKKKKGKK; from the coding sequence ATGGAGCCCTTATATGAAGAATACCTAGCAAATCATGGAACAATAGTAAAGCCTTATTACTGGCTAAGCTTCTCTCTAGATTGCTCCTACTGTCCTTACCACATTCGCACAGGTGAAGAAGCAAGAGTttcctacacagaattttatccAATTTTTGGATTCCCTTATGGGCCAATGTATCCTCAAACAAAACACCTCACATTTTATGAACTAAAAACTTCTTCTGGAAGTCTGGTGCAAAAGGGCCATGCTACCAGTTGCATGGGGAATAATGCTCATCCAGAGTCAATGCTATTCGAGATGAATGGTTATCTTGACTCGGCCGTGCACAATAATGACCGCATCAGGCATATCATTCTGTATTCCAGCAACTCCCCTTGTAATGAAGCTAACCACGGCTGCATCAGCAAAATGTACAATTTCCTGACAATGTATCCAGATGTCACCCTTAGTATTTACTTTTCTCAGCTCTATCATACTGAGACGGAATTTCCTGCCTCGGCATGGAACCGCGAAGCTCTCCGGAGCCTGGCCAGTTTATGGCCACAGGTCACTTTGAGCCCAATAAGTGGTGAGATTTGGCATTCTCTCCTCCACAACTTTGTGAATGATGTCTTGGGTTCAACTGGTTTCCATCCCATTTTAACTGGGAGAGCACTGGCTGACAGGCACAATGCATATGAAATCAGTGCCATAACAGGAGTGAAACCTTATTTCACTGATGTTCTTCCCCAGACAAAAGAGAATCACAGCATGAAAGTTAAGGTAGTTTTACAGAGCTACCCTTTAAACAATGCCTTTCCCAGACAATCTTTTCAAGTGACAAATGGACAACCGCAACTCAATCTGACCCCCGACCTCAGAGTTCCTGTCGTTTCTGTGCTGGTGCCTTTCACAGACTTACCACCAATCTATGTGGATCAAACCCCACATAAACCCAGGAACATCGTAAGACATTTAAATATGCCTCAAGTATCATTCCAGGAAACCAAGGACCTTGGGAGGCCTCCCATTCAGATGCCAGTGGAGAGACAGGAAATCACAAAACAGTTTGCAAATAGCAAAGAGGTGggtgagaagaagaagaaagggaaaaaataa